The Acidipropionibacterium virtanenii DNA segment CCCGAGGGTCGGGGTGCGGCGGGTGACGACGTCATAGATCATCTTCAACCGGGCCCCGAACTCGCGGGACCATCCGTACCACCAGGTCCTGTCGTGGGCGCGCGAGGTGTCGGGGGAGCCGACGACGTTCATGCCTCCGGTCATCCGGCAGGTCGCCAGCGCCCTGGTCAGGTGGTAGTCCTGGGTGACCAGGGCGGCCGAGGTGACGCCGAAGATCCTGCGGGCGCGCACACAGGTGTCGTAGGTGTCGAAGCCGGCGTAGTCGGTGACCACTTTCGCGGTGGGGACGCCGCGGCTGTCGACGAGGTAGCGCTTCATGTTGTCGGGCTCGTTGTAGTTGTGCGTGCTGTTGTCGCCGGAGACCAGGATGGCCCGCACCCTCCCGCTCTCATACAGATCGGCGGCGACGTCGAGGCGACCGCGCAGGTAGTTCGAGGGGGTGCCGTCGGGCAGCACAGCCGCCCCGAAGACGATCGCGACGTCGCGGGACGGCGTCTGCTCCACGGTGTGGACGCGCCCCAGCGACAGGCCCTCGGCCAACGCCCAGGGGCCGCCCAGGGCCAGGACGGCCAGGCCGACGCCCCCGATGATCGTGCGCCTCAACCACCGGAAACGCCTGCGAGTTGTCATGGCCCGAGTCTACGGGCCCGGCGTCCGCCGGATCAGGAACGCCTTGCCCGGTACCAGCTCACCAGCCCCTGGGTGGAGGAGTCCTGGGAGGCCAGCGCGGCGTCGTCACCGGAGACCGCGGGGGCGATCTCCAGGGCGAGTTTCTTGCCCAGCTCCACACCCCACTGGTCGAAGGAGTCGATGCCCCACACCGTGCCCTCGACGAAGGTGATGTGCTCGTAGAGGGCGATGAGCTCGCCGAGGATCTTCGGGGAGAGCTCGTCGGCCAGGATCGAGGTGGTCGGGCGGTCACCGGAGAAGACCCGGGCGGGGACGATATTCGCCGGGGTCCCCTCGGCCTCGACCTCGGCTGCGGTCTTGCCGAAGGCCAGGGCCGCGGTCTGGGCGAAGAAGTTCGACAGGAAGAGTTCGTGGACGTCGGTGCCGCCGTCCTTGGTGGGATGGGTCGGATTGGCCACCGCGATGAAGTCGGCGGGGATCACCCGGGTGCCCTGGTGGATCAGCTGGTAGAAGGCGTGCTGGCCGTTGGTGCCGGGCTCGCCCCAGAA contains these protein-coding regions:
- a CDS encoding SanA/YdcF family protein, with product MTTRRRFRWLRRTIIGGVGLAVLALGGPWALAEGLSLGRVHTVEQTPSRDVAIVFGAAVLPDGTPSNYLRGRLDVAADLYESGRVRAILVSGDNSTHNYNEPDNMKRYLVDSRGVPTAKVVTDYAGFDTYDTCVRARRIFGVTSAALVTQDYHLTRALATCRMTGGMNVVGSPDTSRAHDRTWWYGWSREFGARLKMIYDVVTRRTPTLGVQEDGIRNALGAR